One Cricetulus griseus strain 17A/GY chromosome 5, alternate assembly CriGri-PICRH-1.0, whole genome shotgun sequence genomic window carries:
- the Gpr25 gene encoding probable G-protein coupled receptor 25 has product MQFTEAWSHSWGTTSWDYYYYSGSGSLDPIELCPAWDLPYGHAIIPALYLAAFAVGLPGNAFVVWLLSGQRGPRRLVDTFVLHLATADLGFVLTLPLWAAAEARGGLWPFGDGLCKLSSFALAATRCAGALLLAGMSMDRYLAVGRPLSARPLRNPCCVRAACCGAWTAAFLAALPALLYRGLQPSPDGVGSQCAEEPSDALQGLGLLLLLLTLALPLAVTLACYCRVSRRLPRVGRARSNSLRIIFAVESVFVGSWLPFGVLRAIFHLARLRALPLPCELLLALRWGLAIATCLAFVNSCANPVIYLLLDRSFRARARFGVCTRAGRQVRRISSASSLSRDDSSVFWGRSPKVNSASAW; this is encoded by the coding sequence ATGCAGTTCACCGAGGCCTGGAGCCACAGCTGGGGCACGACGTCCTGGGACTATTACTACTATTCGGGCTCTGGCTCCCTGGATCCAATAGAGCTTTGCCCGGCCTGGGACCTGCCCTATGGCCACGCCATCATCCCTGCGCTCTACCTGGCGGCCTTCGCCGTGGGTCTGCCAGGCAACGCCTTCGTGGTGTGGCTGCTGAGCGGGCAGCGCGGGCCCCGGCGGCTGGTGGACACCTTCGTGTTGCATCTTGCTACCGCCGACCTGGGCTTTGTGCTCACACTGCCACTGTGGGCCGCGGCGGAGGCCAGGGGCGGCCTCTGGCCCTTCGGCGACGGCCTGTGCAAACTCAGTAGCTTCGCGCTGGCGGCCACACGCTGCGCGGGTGCGCTGCTGCTGGCTGGCATGAGCATGGACCGCTACCTGGCTGTGGGCCGGCCGCTTAGCGCGCGGCCACTGCGGAACCCGTGCTGTGTGCGAGCCGCGTGCTGCGGCGCCTGGACTGCGGCGTTCCTGGCCGCTCTGCCCGCCTTGCTGTACCGCGGGCTGCAGCCCAGCCCCGACGGCGTGGGTAGCCAGTGCGCCGAAGAGCCGTCGGATGCGCTCCAGGGCCTcggcctcctgctgctgctgctgaccttgGCGCTGCCGCTGGCTGTCACCCTGGCCTGCTACTGCCGCGTGTCGCGCCGCCTGCCGCGCGTGGGGAGGGCCCGGAGCAATTCGCTGCGCATCATCTTCGCCGTGGAGAGCGTCTTCGTGGGCTCCTGGCTGCCCTTCGGCGTCCTGCGCGCCATCTTCCACCTGGCGCGCCTCCGGGCGCTGCCGCTGCCCTGCGAGCTGCTGCTGGCGCTGCGCTGGGGTCTGGCTATCGCCACCTGCCTGGCTTTTGTCAACAGCTGTGCGAACCCGGTCATCTACCTCCTGCTGGACCGCTCGTTCCGCGCCCGGGCCAGGTTCGGGGTGTGCACGCGCGCCGGGCGCCAGGTGCGCAGGATCAGCTCAGCGTCCTCGCTCTCCAGGGATGACAGCTCGGTGTTCTGGGGTCGGTCCCCAAAGGTGAACTCTGCTTCTGCCTGGTAG